In the Cucurbita pepo subsp. pepo cultivar mu-cu-16 chromosome LG17, ASM280686v2, whole genome shotgun sequence genome, ATGCAAATGGTCTCGAAAGGGAGATTATCGCCACTGGCTCGCAGTATTGCTTCGATTGGAAGGGGCACTGTGAAAAATCTGATGGTTTCAGAAACTGTGGAGGGATATGCCTCACTACTTGATGCTGTTCTTAAGCTTCCATCAGAAGCTGCACCAGCTAAGGAAGTTGCTGAAATCCCTTCCCAACTGAAAGAAAAATGGCAGTGGAAGTTATTTGAAGGGGTATCAAATTTGACCATCCTGAACAGAAACGAAAGAAGCTTCACGATTGTAGATGAATTTGAGAAGCACTGGAACCATTCTAAAAAACCGAAGCCTTCTAGTCTTATTGCTTTTAGTGAGTCGTTTGTATACGATATATGGGAGGAGGAAAAACATACGGCGACGTCTaatatcaaaagaagaagagaggaagaagaggtaAGATTTTAAGCAGCACATCCTGGTTCTCTATAATTtatagagattttttttcttattatcaCTGTTACTTGAATTTGACAGATCAAAGATAGAACGGAACAACCTCATACCACATGGGAGGACGTGTATCGAAGCGCTAAGAGAGCTGATCGGTCTAAGAATGATTTGCATGAGAGGGATGAAGGGGAGCTTGAAAGGACAGGACAGCCATTATGCATTTATGAACCTTATTTTGGGGAAGGAGTTTGGCCTTTCCTGCACCGTTATTCTCTTTACCGTGGAATTGGGCTGGTGCGTAAAAATTTTTCTTGTCGTCTTGTCTTCTCAGTTCTGCTTGATTGTTTGGTTCGAATATAAACGAAAATGGCTTCTTATTGTATCTATGTTTGCAAGATTCGTTGTCGTTACCATCTGAATGTTGATGTTGAACGTAATTCTTGCAGTCTAGTAAAGGCAGGCGACCTGGGGTAGATGATATCGATGCACCTTCACGGCTTCCACTTCTCAATAACCCATACTACAGAAATGTACTCGGCGAATACGGAGCCTTCTTTGCAATTGCTAACCGGGTTGACCGCATACACAAGAATGCTTGGATCGGTTTTCAATCTTGGAGAGCAACCGCCAGGAATGTATGTGACGTCTCTCTATCCATATTTCCTCTGAAGTTTCCTTCTTGAACTCACTATTATATTTCTTctgaaaataagaaacaaaccaCTTGAACTTTAAAGAACTGGTAAGTTCTCTGTCCATGCATTAGGTTTTTAGCTTGGCTGCTACGACATGATCTTTAGATTATTTTCACAAACGTAAACGCTTAGACTATTCGATAAAGGATTACAGAACTATATCAGCATATACCTACCGTTACCGTTTCCGTGAGAAGAAACACCCTTTTATCTAACTGATGGTGTGCTTTGAATAGGTATCACTGTCAAAAATTGCTGAAAGTGCATTATTAGATGCAATTCAAACCCGAAGGCATGGAGATGCACTTTACTTTTGGGCGCGCATGGACTCGGATCCAAGAAACCCACACCAGCTTGATTTTTGGTCATTTTGTGATTCTATAAATGCTGGAAATTGCAAGTAAGACCTGAAAACATATGTACAGGAACATCTGAACTCTCATTATACAGTCTTCTAATATCAATTCTTTGCCTATGCCCCTTTCGGTAATAGGTTTGCTTTCTCCGAGTCATTGAAGACGATGTTCGGTATAAAAGGTGATCAGGAATTTTTACCACCCATGCCTGCGGATGGTTCTACATGGTCTGCCATGCAGAGCTGGGCTCTGCCAACCAGATCTTTTCTGGAATTTGTCATGTTTTCGAGGTTCGGAAGAGATCTTGTACCCTATCTTTATAGCCCTCTTGCTTGAGAGTTCCCATTcttgagttttctttttgtctgcAGAATGTTTGTTGATGCCCTGGATGCGCAATTTTACGACGAACACCATTTAAGTGGACGATGTTACTTGAGTTTGTCCAAAGTAAATTCCCTCTACTTTTAGTTTCTCACATGTGAATATCCCTCAGTTTGTGCATTTGTATTGTTTTGTTGTAAATGCTAGAGTTGTGTACTTTTTCACAGGACAAGCACTGCTACTCCAGGCTGCTAGAACTCCTCGTAAACGTTTGGGCGTACCACAGTGCAAGGCGTATAGTGTATGTTAACCCTGAGACTGGTGCAATGCAAGAACAACACAAGTTCGATATACGAAGAGGCCAAATGTGGATCAAATGGTTTTCATACGACACGCTAAAGAACATGGATGAGGACTTGGGAGAGGAAGCAGATGCCGACCACCCCACAAGACGGTGGTTATGGCCATCGACAGGTGAGGTTTTCTGGCAAGGTGTGtacgagagagagaagaatttACGAGATCGGCAGAAAgagaacagaaagaaaaagagcaaAGCTAAACTAGACAGAATGAGACACAGAAGACACCAAAAGGTGATAGGGAAGTATGTAAAGCCTCCACCAGAGATGGAAAATTCAACCACAACAATTAGTACAGAACCTATTTTGAAAACTAGTTAACTTAAGTAGAGCCTACTcttaaattcatttcatttttaacatcttcatgtattttttcttctctaattttttctGGAAGGATgtcttcatgttcttctccttttattttattttattttttgttcaaatggTCTTgttattatgtaaaacatcCAACATCCTTCTTGATTGGTGCTATTGTATGTTCACCCAcatgtattatatttttctctgcGTTGAGTCCATTTACTCCTAAATACAATATATACTCTTTGCCCTATGAACTCAAACTCGAAATGGTGTCGAGGCGATTCGAGTTCAGAAAAAGTAACCCGAAATTTGAAGTACTCTGTTTTGCAGATTGCTCAGTGGACTATTTTACAGTAATAAGCTGAAGTATTAGTTATTAAGAACGATCATGATCATAGGCAACAtagatgcattttatttttatgagaaACAAATATACAACGAGATGAAATATTACAAAAGGGATTCCATCACAAACATATGCATAATGCAGATCGCAGATCCCTTCAAGCCTTTATCCGACCATTCAACGTATGCTGTCTTGGCATTGGTAAGCCACATCCTCgcctttgtttcttcttccttgccAGCCTTTTTTCCAAGTCCTTCACTCTTCCGCTCAGTTTTGATATGATGGTTAACTGTTCTTTGCCAGCCTCCATCAACTTCTCCAccatctctctcattttctcgTTTTCTTCCACCAGTTTCTTATCCATCTCCTTTTCAGTACCCAAATCAAGCTTATTCGGGTTTGGCGAAGAAGGCAGTGACCCTTCACCCATCTGAATAGAAGGCCCATCGAGAGTTGCTTCATCAGCAGCATGTAACTCGTTAGCCTCGTTGTCTAACTTGCTGGATAGCACAGGATCAAGTACAAGTGGCTCGTGCAGCATGTCTTCCGCCGTTTTAGTTTCCTCATCAGCAGTTCGTTGTTCATTTTCCTCGTTTACTATTTCATTTTGGACGTTCTGATCGTGGTACGATTTTGATAGTTCCTCTAGCAAATCTGCAGATTCATCACATGCTCGTCTAGCCTGGTCGTCTAACTGGCTGGATGGCACAAGCTCATCCATTGTCCGTTGTTTGTTTCGCTCGGTTACCAACTTGTTTTGGATGTTCGGGTCATTAGAGTTCAATTCTTCCCCTGGCAATTCTGCAGATTCATCAGATGCTCCTTCGTTTTCATTTTCGTGTTCTGTATAACCCAAANATGCCGACCACCCCACAAGACGGTGGTTATGGCCATCGACAGGTGAGGTTTTCTGGCAAGGTGTGtacgagagagagaagaatttACGAGATCGGCAGAAAgagaacagaaagaaaaagagcaaAGCTAAACTAGACAGAATGAGACACAGAAGACACCAAAAGGTGATAGGGAAG is a window encoding:
- the LOC111778610 gene encoding uncharacterized protein LOC111778610 isoform X1; the protein is MGSLENGFPLKRDPFLRSSSTNKGERYSYLQRPRSRFSRFLLFQKFDYLQWICTVVVFLFFVVLFQMFLPGSVVEKSEVSFKDAKRSLGDLKFLEELGMLEFGEDIRFEPSKLLEKFQRESRETGFQSLNRTRNRYGYRKPQLALVFSDLLVDSYQVLMVTIASALQEIGYVFQVYSLQGGPVSDIWRQMGVPVTLIQTCDETEVMVDWLNYDGILMHSLEVKDIYSCFLQEPFKSLPIIWTIREETLALRSQNYASSGLFDLLNDWKRVFNHSTVVVFPNYVMPMVYSTFDSGNFFVIPSYPPDTLEAEIDITSLRARMGYANDDLVIAIVGSQFLYRGMWMEHAMILQAILPLLHEFSLDEHSNSHLKIFVLSGDSNGNYTMAVEAIAQRLEYPRSIVEHVPVDSGSDNALSMADFIIYSSFLEEQSFPQVLVKAMGMGKPIIAPDLAIIRKYVDDRVNGYLFPKGNFYVLSQIIMQMVSKGRLSPLARSIASIGRGTVKNLMVSETVEGYASLLDAVLKLPSEAAPAKEVAEIPSQLKEKWQWKLFEGVSNLTILNRNERSFTIVDEFEKHWNHSKKPKPSSLIAFSESFVYDIWEEEKHTATSNIKRRREEEEIKDRTEQPHTTWEDVYRSAKRADRSKNDLHERDEGELERTGQPLCIYEPYFGEGVWPFLHRYSLYRGIGLSSKGRRPGVDDIDAPSRLPLLNNPYYRNVLGEYGAFFAIANRVDRIHKNAWIGFQSWRATARNVSLSKIAESALLDAIQTRRHGDALYFWARMDSDPRNPHQLDFWSFCDSINAGNCKFAFSESLKTMFGIKGDQEFLPPMPADGSTWSAMQSWALPTRSFLEFVMFSRMFVDALDAQFYDEHHLSGRCYLSLSKDKHCYSRLLELLVNVWAYHSARRIVYVNPETGAMQEQHKFDIRRGQMWIKWFSYDTLKNMDEDLGEEADADHPTRRWLWPSTGEVFWQGVYEREKNLRDRQKENRKKKSKAKLDRMRHRRHQKVIGKYVKPPPEMENSTTTISTEPILKTS
- the LOC111778610 gene encoding uncharacterized protein LOC111778610 isoform X2; the encoded protein is MGSLENGFPLKRDPFLRSSSTNKGERYSYLQRPRSRFSRFLLFQKFDYLQWICTVVVFLFFVVLFQMFLPGSVVEKSEVSFKDAKRSLGDLKFLEELGMLEFGEDIRFEPSKLLEKFQRESRETGFQSLNRTRNRYGYRKPQLALVFSDLLVDSYQVLMVTIASALQEIGYVFQVYSLQGGPVSDIWRQMGVPVTLIQTCDETEVMVDWLNYDGILMHSLEVKDIYSCFLQEPFKSLPIIWTIREETLALRSQNYASSGLFDLLNDWKRVFNHSTVVVFPNYVMPMVYSTFDSGNFFVIPSYPPDTLEAEIDITSLRARMGYANDDLVIAIVGSQFLYRGMWMEHAMILQAILPLLHEFSLDEHSNSHLKIFVLSGDSNGNYTMAVEAIAQRLEYPRSIVEHVPVDSGSDNALSMADFIIYSSFLEEQSFPQVLVKAMGMGKPIIAPDLAIIRKYVDDRVNGYLFPKGNFYVLSQIIMQMVSKGRLSPLARSIASIGRGTVKNLMVSETVEGYASLLDAVLKLPSEAAPAKEVAEIPSQLKEKWQWKLFEGVSNLTILNRNERSFTIVDEFEKHWNHSKKPKPSSLIAFSESFVYDIWEEEKHTATSNIKRRREEEEIKDRTEQPHTTWEDVYRSAKRADRSKNDLHERDEGELERTGQPLCIYEPYFGEGVWPFLHRYSLYRGIGLSSKGRRPGVDDIDAPSRLPLLNNPYYRNVLGEYGAFFAIANRVDRIHKNAWIGFQSWRATARNVSLSKIAESALLDAIQTRRHGDALYFWARMDSDPRNPHQLDFWSFCDSINAGNCKFAFSESLKTMFGIKGDQEFLPPMPADGSTWSAMQSWALPTRSFLEFVMFSRMFVDALDAQFYDEHHLSGRCYLSLSKDKHCYSRLLELLVNVWAYHSARRIVYVNPETGAMQEQHKFDIRRGQMWIKWFSYDTLKNMDEDLGEEADADHPTRRWLWPSTGEVFWQGVYEREKNLRDRQKENRKKKSKAKLDRMRHRRHQKVIGKYVKPPPEMENSTTTISTEPILKTS